From Deltaproteobacteria bacterium:
GCTGGCTAAGAGCGGCGTCAAACTCAAAGGCGATGTCATCCTCGCCGCCGTGGTCGGCGAAATCTCGCGCACGCCGGTAGGGCTCTGGCAGACCAAGGAATACCGCGGCGAAGGCGCCGGCACGCGCCACTTGTTGACCCACGGCATGCACTCCGACTACGCCATCTGCTGCGACGGCTCGGACATGACCATCGTCTGGACCCAGAACGGCGTGGTCCAAGTGAAGATCCAAACCTTCGGCAAAGCCGAAGCCGCCTGGGGCACCAACCGCGAAACCCATCCGATGGCGAAGATGAACGCCATCGTGAAAATGACCAAGATCATCGACGCCATCGAGAAATGGGGCACGGCCTTCGAAGCCAACAATGTTTATCAATCCCCCACCGGCCCGCTCTATCCCAAGGTCAACATCGGCGGCATCGAAGGCGGCGCGCCCTACCGGCCCAATTATTTTCCCGGCGTCTGCGCCATCTACGTCGACGTGCGCATGCCGCCGCAAGTGCGCCCTGTGCAGATTCAGTATGAATTGGAAAAAACCTTGAACGCCACCGGCTTGGAATACCAGATGGATATTTACAAATCCTTGCTCGGCCACGAAGGCAAGAATGTCGAACCGCTGGTGCAGTCGTCCGAAGCGGCGTTTCAACATCTGTTCAATGAGAAGATCAAACATGAAGCGCCGGACCGTGCCAGCATCTGGACCGACACCAACGTTTATAACGAACTAGGAATTCCCGCCATCAAGATCGGACCGCGCGGCCGGAGAATAGGCCCGCGCAACGAAGAAATCGACATCGACGTCATGGTCAACGCGGCGCGACTCTACGCGCTGATCGCGTTGGATATTTGCACGCGATCGAGATCCGCGTAGCAAAATCTGTCAAGCCTTAGCAGATCGAAATTTGCATCGATGAAAGGAATCGAGGTCCGCACCAGACGGGGTGCGGACCTCGATCTGAACCGGCGGGATTAGTCGTCGAGCTTGAGCGTGCCCGGAATAAAAACTACATCCGGCTGCAAGCCGCTCACCGACAGCGTCACGGGGTCGCCCACCATCAGCGTGCTGGGATCGCCCGTGCAACTCAAACTATTGACCGGCGGCGTCAGCGGCGCCGGAGTGATCTGGACGAAGGAGCCGTGAAACGACACCCGCTGAAAAGTCTGGGCGCCCTTGACCACGGTCTTGACGATCGGATCGGTGGTCGGCGCCATGGTGCAGGAAACGCCGCCCACGGTAAGCGCCAAATCGGCGCCGGTCGTCAATGACGGCGTGCCGCCGAGAGCGAGCAGCTGGCTAATACCAAACTCCACGCTCACCTTGGACTTGGTGACGCCGTTCTTAGTCTTGGTCCCGGTTTCCACTTCCGCCTCCGCCCTCGTCGTCGCGTCGCGAAATCGCAGCTCGGACTCCAACTCCGAAGCTCTCGCGATGTTCGCCATCGCCAAGGGCGACAGCAACATGCTCGCCACCAATACTGCCGATGTTTTACCTCTCATGCTTCTCCTCCTTATTTCTGTGCCCCCCCAGGGCGTTGTATTGACTGCCAGCGGGGATGGGAGCAAGCGTCGTTCCAACAACAGGTCGATGATCGCTTTGCGCAGGAAAACGCATTCGCTCATCCAGCGCGGGCAATCGCAGTCCGCATCTCACTAACAAAGACACCGCGCCGCGAACACATATGTTGGGAAGGCCTTTTCACCGGACAAGAACATACCGGTTGAAATCAACCAACGCTGGTGGATTTCAACCAACGAAGATAAAATAATCGCGGTCGGTAGTTTGCGGTGAAATACTCGCCATCATGGCGTCAAGCGTTTAACGGCGCGTCAAAGAAGTAATCGGAAGGAAAACAATTTCGTGGACAATCTTACTCGACAGATCGCCAACTTCGCTTACGAATTAAAATATGACCAGCTGCCGGCCGAAGTCGTCACCGCCGCCACGCGCTTTATCGTCGACAGCCTCGCCTGCGCCATCGCCGCTCATGACTGCGAGCCGGTGCGCATGGGCCGGCGCTTGGCGCGCGGCGCGGCGCCGGAAAGATTTCCCGGGCGGATTATCTGCCACGGCGAAATCGCGACGGCCGAGAGCGCGGCGTTCGTCAACACGGCGATGATCCGCAATTTAGATTTTAATGACGAATATCCCGGCGGCCATCCGAGCGACTGCTTGGGCGCGTTCTTCGCCATCGCCGAAGCGGCCAACGCCGACGGCAAAAAGTTAATCGAAAGTCTGGTGATCGCCTACGAACTTTTTCTCCGACTCAGCGACGCCACGCACTTGCGTTACAAAGGTTGGGACCAAGGCTTCGCCGCCGGCATCGGTGCGGCCGCCGGCGTCGGCCATCTGTTGAATATCTCACGCGAACAACTCGCCGAAGCGATCGCCATCGTCACCGTCGCCAACGTGCCCATGCGCAACACCCGCGCCGGCGAACTATCGCTGTGGAAAGGCGTCGCCACGGCGTTCGCGACACGCAACGGCATGTTTGCCGCGCTACTCGCCGGCGAAGGCATGACCGGCGCGGACAAGCCCTTCGAAGGCAAACATGGTCTGTGGGATTTGATCACCGGGCCGTTCGAACTCACGCCCTTGCCCACCGAAGGCGGACCCTATCAGTCGCCGGTGACGCGGCTCAAATATTGGCCGGTGGAATATAACGGCCAACTGCCCGCCTGGGGCGCGGTGGAATTGCGCGGCAAAGTCGACTGGCGCGAACTCAACGATATCGAAATCGGCGTCTATACTTTCTGCTACACCGAGATCGGCAGCGAACCGGAAAAATGGGATCCCAAGACGCGCGAAACCGCCGATCATAGCTTGCCGTATATTTTCGCCAAGGTTTTAGTCGACGGCACGATCACCGTCGCCGCCTTCGAAGAATCTGCCTACCGCGATGAATCGATACGTCCGCTAATGAATAAGATTCGCGTCTATCTCGATAACGAAGTGGACGCGCTTTACCCGAAGACGGTCTCGATGAAAATCAAAGCGACCAAGCAGGACGGCAGCGTCATCGAGATCTGGCCGCGCGACCCGCTGGGACATGTGAACAATCCCATGGGCGACGCACATGTTCGGGCGAAGTTCGGGCAAACAGTCGAAGCCATTTATGGCAAGGAGAAAACCGCGCGAGTGTTGGAGCGGTGGTGGCAGGTCAGCGCCTTGTCGGCGCCGGAGCTAGTCGAAGCGATCGCGTTGTTGACAGTAAAATAATTTACCGTCGATAAATTTATTTCACCGGTTGGCAGAGAATCCCCGCTCCTTCGTCGCTGTTGCCAAACAGACTACAGCGATGGGTCTGGCCTTGCGGCGTGCGCACCGTAGCGAAGGAACCTAAATCGCCGACCAAATATTGGCCGACTTTCGTGCTCAACCCATCGATACCGCGGCCCGCGCCGCTGGATGAAAAGCCATCGATGGCGATGCCGAGCAGCCCGAGCGTCGCGATGCTTTCGATCGTTCCCGCCGTCTCGCCCTGCGCTATCGCCGTGAGCTGAGTTTTTAGCACCGGCCGAAGCCCGGCGATCTCGTCTTCGATGCGCGCCAACTCATCTTGCATCTCTTTCAAGCGATCCGCTTGCAGGTTGGTTTCACGAATCGTCACGACGAATTCGCGCTTGCGCTGATCGAGATCGACCAGGCGATAAAATCCCCCCGAGCCACCCAGCGTACCGGTGATAATCGTCTTCAATTCGTTGGCAGCCCGCTGCCGGTTCGGCCAATTCGACACATTGCCGCCGGAACGCTGCATTTCGCCCTGATACTGTTGGAGGCCGGACAAGAGCGTCGCTTCCCGGCTCAAGGTTCCACTCGCACAGCCAGACAAAACGGACAGGACGATGAATAGATAATTAAATTTCTTCATGGTGTCAGAGTACCATAACCACCGACGGCGCAGAAGGATATTCTTGCCGGCGCGCGCCGTCTTACCTACTCTGCCCGAAGAAATCATCAGGATAACTTGACGCGATTTTGACTGGGACAGACTGCAATATTGCCCTCGCGGTAGCGCAGTCTCGGCTCCCCTCTTTGAAAAAGAGGGGCTGGGGGAGATTTTCTTCACGCCGGTGAAACGCCATCGCCCCAGAGCAGCAACAGGCGGCGACGAAGCAAACCGCCCAGCCACACAATCAAATCCCCCTCGATCCCCCTTTTCCAAAGGGGGAAGGGATCACGCACAGCCATCTGCTCTCAAAAAGGTAAAGCCGGAACAGCACCAGGCAAAATGAATTCCCGTCCAGAAAAACCACGACAACCGAAGAATTCCCCGCGCCAACGGTTGCGCCGAACTCCGTTGCTGGTTACAAGTTAAATACCTCATTTCTATTTAAGGAGACTACCGATGCGAATTCGGGCAAGCGTATTTTTTCTCGCGACAATCTTTTTCACTCCAATCTCGTCAGCCCACGCCCTCGACACCGTCACCGCGGCGCTGACCTCGAAGGCGTTTCAGTACGTGCCGCTGGTGATCGCCCAGGATCGCGGCTACATGAAAGAAGAAGGATTGGAGTTAAAGCTGGTGTTCATGCAGAACGCCGCCGGCCTGCAATCCTTGATCGCCAACGCCGTGCAATTTTCCGGCTCCGGCAGCAGCGCGCTGGTGGCGATCTCCAAAGGCAACGCGCCGCTGAAAACCATGCTGGCGTTCAACGATCAAGTCCTGCAATGGATTGTCGCCCGGCCCAATATCAAAACCCTGCGCGACTTGACCGGCAAGAAAGTCGCCACCACCGGCGTCGCCTCCATCGCCGCGTTCATGTTCAGAAATATTTTGACCAAGCACAACATCCCCAAGGACATCGTGTTGATCGATCCGGGACCGGTCAATCGCCTGCCGTCGCTGCTATCCGGCGCCGTCGACGCCGCCATCGTCAGCCCGGAAGAACGCTATGCCGCGCTCGATCAAGGCATGAAAGATTTATTGTTCATCGGCAAGGAAGTAAAAAATTCCTGGGGCACCTTCGCCACTTCGGACAAATTCATCAAGGAACAGCCCAAGCAGCTTGCCGGCTTCGTCCGCGCCGTGATCAAGGGCCTGCGCGTGGCGCGCCAAGAACGCGAAAGCACCATCGCCGCGATCTCCAAGTTCAGCGAACTCGACCGCGCCCTATCGACACGCATGTACGACGACCTGGTGGGAACCTTCACGAAAAACGGCTACGTCGACGAACAAAGCCAAAAAAATGACCTCGCCATCGTCGCCCAAGTCGCCGACGTCAACGAAGTCATCCCAACCAAGCGCGCCTACGATTTCAGCTTCGCGATCCAAGCCGAGCAACAATTGAACAAGCAGGGGTGGAAACCGTGATGGGTTCCATCCCTCTTCACCGCCATCGAATCTTTTCCGCGTTCATTGCACTGCTATACGAAAACTAACACCAACATGTTTGTCA
This genomic window contains:
- a CDS encoding ABC transporter substrate-binding protein, giving the protein MRIRASVFFLATIFFTPISSAHALDTVTAALTSKAFQYVPLVIAQDRGYMKEEGLELKLVFMQNAAGLQSLIANAVQFSGSGSSALVAISKGNAPLKTMLAFNDQVLQWIVARPNIKTLRDLTGKKVATTGVASIAAFMFRNILTKHNIPKDIVLIDPGPVNRLPSLLSGAVDAAIVSPEERYAALDQGMKDLLFIGKEVKNSWGTFATSDKFIKEQPKQLAGFVRAVIKGLRVARQERESTIAAISKFSELDRALSTRMYDDLVGTFTKNGYVDEQSQKNDLAIVAQVADVNEVIPTKRAYDFSFAIQAEQQLNKQGWKP
- a CDS encoding MmgE/PrpD family protein, with product MDNLTRQIANFAYELKYDQLPAEVVTAATRFIVDSLACAIAAHDCEPVRMGRRLARGAAPERFPGRIICHGEIATAESAAFVNTAMIRNLDFNDEYPGGHPSDCLGAFFAIAEAANADGKKLIESLVIAYELFLRLSDATHLRYKGWDQGFAAGIGAAAGVGHLLNISREQLAEAIAIVTVANVPMRNTRAGELSLWKGVATAFATRNGMFAALLAGEGMTGADKPFEGKHGLWDLITGPFELTPLPTEGGPYQSPVTRLKYWPVEYNGQLPAWGAVELRGKVDWRELNDIEIGVYTFCYTEIGSEPEKWDPKTRETADHSLPYIFAKVLVDGTITVAAFEESAYRDESIRPLMNKIRVYLDNEVDALYPKTVSMKIKATKQDGSVIEIWPRDPLGHVNNPMGDAHVRAKFGQTVEAIYGKEKTARVLERWWQVSALSAPELVEAIALLTVK
- a CDS encoding M20/M25/M40 family metallo-hydrolase, which codes for MAFDNDAAKKVLAHIDRNELAQLGADLTSIPSPTGQEKAIGEFILNWFEANGLRAVRQDVEFDRPNAIGVVKGDGTGISLGFNGHTDTSFTGTEEDRRMVAIMEPQSELAGKIVGNKVQGLGISNMKGGVAAFMMAGKALAKSGVKLKGDVILAAVVGEISRTPVGLWQTKEYRGEGAGTRHLLTHGMHSDYAICCDGSDMTIVWTQNGVVQVKIQTFGKAEAAWGTNRETHPMAKMNAIVKMTKIIDAIEKWGTAFEANNVYQSPTGPLYPKVNIGGIEGGAPYRPNYFPGVCAIYVDVRMPPQVRPVQIQYELEKTLNATGLEYQMDIYKSLLGHEGKNVEPLVQSSEAAFQHLFNEKIKHEAPDRASIWTDTNVYNELGIPAIKIGPRGRRIGPRNEEIDIDVMVNAARLYALIALDICTRSRSA